A single genomic interval of Pomacea canaliculata isolate SZHN2017 linkage group LG5, ASM307304v1, whole genome shotgun sequence harbors:
- the LOC112564969 gene encoding calcitonin gene-related peptide type 1 receptor-like isoform X3, which yields MGIPVSGASGYLSAGLAILLSLFPISTTSATTPTTTRDGGMCRSKSLLLEPRAFELHSCAWCYQYAARSDSIRAHPTQPYLYVINNRTSLPSDTAVLVPDVTNASDVKRVCSTVPSAICERWQECCHAARRCCQRQLQAGHRVNGTCARTWDGWSCWDDTPAGTVEYVTCPTFFRYPVLSSYGKKTCLENGTWFSRYLPGANGSQGRFVEWTDYTTCIDKKQMMTSLYLALGCNACSIVFLIPSLLIFLLYRSLRRQHRIRLHINFFGALLLSNIMSILWDVVVTHDRITSDANDSVPVMNANGVDCKLLAFLRLYFKSTTYVWMFCEGFYLHRLISNAFRPPKSLVFLYASGWGVPLVCSVLYVILRVIYANDGCWAKSFGNLEWIIYTPNLLCLFVNLFFLCNILRVLLTQLQTHPNEPSNFRRALKATFVLIPLFGAQLFVTVYRLPAGQPGGAEYEQFTAFVTNSQGFFVALIFCFFNGEISRKMCRRHSREDIQFVSVRSMSSIYRSSRR from the exons TCCCTCTTCCCCATCAGCACGACGTCGGCCACAACTCCGACAACAACCCGAGACGGCGGGATGTGTCGCAGCAAGTCGCTGTTGCTGGAGCCTCGTGCGTTTGAGCTGCACTCGTGCGCCTGGTGTTACCAGTACGCCGCACGCTCCGACAGCATCCGCGCGCATCCGACGCAGCCCTACCTCTACGTCATCAACAACCGCACGTCACTTCCGTCCGACACTGCCGTGCTGGTGCCTGACGTCACCAACGCCAGCGACGTGAAGCGGGTGTGCAGCACCGTGCCCAGCGCCATCTGCGAGCGGTGGCAAGAGTGCTGCCATGCGGCGCGGAGGTGCTGTCAGCGGCAGCTGCAGGCGGGTCACCGGGTCAACGGCACGTGCGCACGCACGTGGGATGGCTGGAGCTGCTGGGACGACACGCCGGCCGGGACGGTGGAGTATGTCACGTGCCCGACCTTCTTCCGCTACCCTGTCCTGTCCA GTTACGGCAAGAAAACGTGCTTAGAGAACGGGACTTGGTTCAGCCGCTACCTGCCAGGTGCTAACGGCTCGCAGGGTCGGTTCGTGGAGTGGACCGACTACACAACATGCATCGACAAAAAG CAAATGATGACCTCGCTGTACCTGGCCCTGGGATGTAACGCCTGCAGCATCGTTTTCCTCATTCCTTCGCTTTTGATCTTCCTTCTCTACAG ATCCCTGCGGCGTCAACATCGCATCCGACTTCACATCAATTTCTTCGGGGCCCTCTTGCTATCTAACATCATGTCCATCCTCTGGGATGTCGTCGTAACTCACGACCGCATCACAAGCGACGCCAACGACTCTGTGCCTGTTATGAATGCTAATGGG GTGGATTGTAAGCTCCTTGCCTTCCTGCGCCTGTATTTCAAGAGTACGACCTATGTGTGGATGTTTTGTGAGGGCTTCTACCTCCACAGACTCATCAGCAACGCGTTCAGACCTCCCAAATCCCTCGTTTTTCTCTACGCGTCTGGCTGGG GTGTTCCTCTCGTCTGCAGTGTCCTCTATGTCATCTTAAGAGTGATATACGCCAACGACGG ttgctggGCCAAGAGTTTCGGGAACTTGGAGTGGATAATATACACACCTAATCTTTTGTGTCTCTTT GtcaatcttttcttcttatGCAATATCCTGAGAGTATTGCTGACACAGCTGCAGACACATCCAAACGAGCCCAGCAACTTCAG GCGGGCGCTCAAAGCCACCTTCGTGTTGATCCCGTTGTTCGGCGCCCAGCTGTTCGTCACGGTGTATCGACTGCCCGCCGGTCAGCCTGGAGGAGCCGAGTACGAACAGTTCACTGCCTTCGTCACCAACTCCCAG GGATTTTTCGTTGCTCtcatcttctgcttcttcaaCGGAGAG atttccCGGAAAATGTGCAGAAGGCATTCTCGGGAAGACATTCAGTTTGTTAGTGTGAGAAGTATGTCTAGCATCTACAG GTCATCGCGCAGATGA
- the LOC112564969 gene encoding calcitonin gene-related peptide type 1 receptor-like isoform X2 — protein sequence MGIPVSGASGYLSAGLAILLSLFPISTTSATTPTTTRDGGMCRSKSLLLEPRAFELHSCAWCYQYAARSDSIRAHPTQPYLYVINNRTSLPSDTAVLVPDVTNASDVKRVCSTVPSAICERWQECCHAARRCCQRQLQAGHRVNGTCARTWDGWSCWDDTPAGTVEYVTCPTFFRYPVLSSYGKKTCLENGTWFSRYLPGANGSQGRFVEWTDYTTCIDKKQMMTSLYLALGCNACSIVFLIPSLLIFLLYRSLRRQHRIRLHINFFGALLLSNIMSILWDVVVTHDRITSDANDSVPVMNANGVDCKLLAFLRLYFKSTTYVWMFCEGFYLHRLISNAFRPPKSLVFLYASGWGVPLVCSVLYVILRVIYANDGCWAKSFGNLEWIIYTPNLLCLFVNLFFLCNILRVLLTQLQTHPNEPSNFRRALKATFVLIPLFGAQLFVTVYRLPAGQPGGAEYEQFTAFVTNSQGFFVALIFCFFNGEISRKMCRRHSREDIQFVSVRSHRADETHVREAEHIACGDRDVTRQHVRHQRAQP from the exons TCCCTCTTCCCCATCAGCACGACGTCGGCCACAACTCCGACAACAACCCGAGACGGCGGGATGTGTCGCAGCAAGTCGCTGTTGCTGGAGCCTCGTGCGTTTGAGCTGCACTCGTGCGCCTGGTGTTACCAGTACGCCGCACGCTCCGACAGCATCCGCGCGCATCCGACGCAGCCCTACCTCTACGTCATCAACAACCGCACGTCACTTCCGTCCGACACTGCCGTGCTGGTGCCTGACGTCACCAACGCCAGCGACGTGAAGCGGGTGTGCAGCACCGTGCCCAGCGCCATCTGCGAGCGGTGGCAAGAGTGCTGCCATGCGGCGCGGAGGTGCTGTCAGCGGCAGCTGCAGGCGGGTCACCGGGTCAACGGCACGTGCGCACGCACGTGGGATGGCTGGAGCTGCTGGGACGACACGCCGGCCGGGACGGTGGAGTATGTCACGTGCCCGACCTTCTTCCGCTACCCTGTCCTGTCCA GTTACGGCAAGAAAACGTGCTTAGAGAACGGGACTTGGTTCAGCCGCTACCTGCCAGGTGCTAACGGCTCGCAGGGTCGGTTCGTGGAGTGGACCGACTACACAACATGCATCGACAAAAAG CAAATGATGACCTCGCTGTACCTGGCCCTGGGATGTAACGCCTGCAGCATCGTTTTCCTCATTCCTTCGCTTTTGATCTTCCTTCTCTACAG ATCCCTGCGGCGTCAACATCGCATCCGACTTCACATCAATTTCTTCGGGGCCCTCTTGCTATCTAACATCATGTCCATCCTCTGGGATGTCGTCGTAACTCACGACCGCATCACAAGCGACGCCAACGACTCTGTGCCTGTTATGAATGCTAATGGG GTGGATTGTAAGCTCCTTGCCTTCCTGCGCCTGTATTTCAAGAGTACGACCTATGTGTGGATGTTTTGTGAGGGCTTCTACCTCCACAGACTCATCAGCAACGCGTTCAGACCTCCCAAATCCCTCGTTTTTCTCTACGCGTCTGGCTGGG GTGTTCCTCTCGTCTGCAGTGTCCTCTATGTCATCTTAAGAGTGATATACGCCAACGACGG ttgctggGCCAAGAGTTTCGGGAACTTGGAGTGGATAATATACACACCTAATCTTTTGTGTCTCTTT GtcaatcttttcttcttatGCAATATCCTGAGAGTATTGCTGACACAGCTGCAGACACATCCAAACGAGCCCAGCAACTTCAG GCGGGCGCTCAAAGCCACCTTCGTGTTGATCCCGTTGTTCGGCGCCCAGCTGTTCGTCACGGTGTATCGACTGCCCGCCGGTCAGCCTGGAGGAGCCGAGTACGAACAGTTCACTGCCTTCGTCACCAACTCCCAG GGATTTTTCGTTGCTCtcatcttctgcttcttcaaCGGAGAG atttccCGGAAAATGTGCAGAAGGCATTCTCGGGAAGACATTCAGTTTGTTAGTGTGAGAA GTCATCGCGCAGATGAAACGCACGTGCGCGAGGCTGAACATATTGCGTGTGGGGACCGAGACGTCACGCGCCAACACGTACGCCACCAGCGTGCACAACCGTGA
- the LOC112564969 gene encoding calcitonin gene-related peptide type 1 receptor-like isoform X1: MGIPVSGASGYLSAGLAILLSLFPISTTSATTPTTTRDGGMCRSKSLLLEPRAFELHSCAWCYQYAARSDSIRAHPTQPYLYVINNRTSLPSDTAVLVPDVTNASDVKRVCSTVPSAICERWQECCHAARRCCQRQLQAGHRVNGTCARTWDGWSCWDDTPAGTVEYVTCPTFFRYPVLSSYGKKTCLENGTWFSRYLPGANGSQGRFVEWTDYTTCIDKKQMMTSLYLALGCNACSIVFLIPSLLIFLLYRSLRRQHRIRLHINFFGALLLSNIMSILWDVVVTHDRITSDANDSVPVMNANGVDCKLLAFLRLYFKSTTYVWMFCEGFYLHRLISNAFRPPKSLVFLYASGWGVPLVCSVLYVILRVIYANDGCWAKSFGNLEWIIYTPNLLCLFVNLFFLCNILRVLLTQLQTHPNEPSNFRRALKATFVLIPLFGAQLFVTVYRLPAGQPGGAEYEQFTAFVTNSQGFFVALIFCFFNGEVIAQMKRTCARLNILRVGTETSRANTYATSVHNRDDSHESENGGNHLGMLHNHHDGSGGTKSINGKRYSAMETADRKHSYIPMQTRKVKGDHTSV; the protein is encoded by the exons TCCCTCTTCCCCATCAGCACGACGTCGGCCACAACTCCGACAACAACCCGAGACGGCGGGATGTGTCGCAGCAAGTCGCTGTTGCTGGAGCCTCGTGCGTTTGAGCTGCACTCGTGCGCCTGGTGTTACCAGTACGCCGCACGCTCCGACAGCATCCGCGCGCATCCGACGCAGCCCTACCTCTACGTCATCAACAACCGCACGTCACTTCCGTCCGACACTGCCGTGCTGGTGCCTGACGTCACCAACGCCAGCGACGTGAAGCGGGTGTGCAGCACCGTGCCCAGCGCCATCTGCGAGCGGTGGCAAGAGTGCTGCCATGCGGCGCGGAGGTGCTGTCAGCGGCAGCTGCAGGCGGGTCACCGGGTCAACGGCACGTGCGCACGCACGTGGGATGGCTGGAGCTGCTGGGACGACACGCCGGCCGGGACGGTGGAGTATGTCACGTGCCCGACCTTCTTCCGCTACCCTGTCCTGTCCA GTTACGGCAAGAAAACGTGCTTAGAGAACGGGACTTGGTTCAGCCGCTACCTGCCAGGTGCTAACGGCTCGCAGGGTCGGTTCGTGGAGTGGACCGACTACACAACATGCATCGACAAAAAG CAAATGATGACCTCGCTGTACCTGGCCCTGGGATGTAACGCCTGCAGCATCGTTTTCCTCATTCCTTCGCTTTTGATCTTCCTTCTCTACAG ATCCCTGCGGCGTCAACATCGCATCCGACTTCACATCAATTTCTTCGGGGCCCTCTTGCTATCTAACATCATGTCCATCCTCTGGGATGTCGTCGTAACTCACGACCGCATCACAAGCGACGCCAACGACTCTGTGCCTGTTATGAATGCTAATGGG GTGGATTGTAAGCTCCTTGCCTTCCTGCGCCTGTATTTCAAGAGTACGACCTATGTGTGGATGTTTTGTGAGGGCTTCTACCTCCACAGACTCATCAGCAACGCGTTCAGACCTCCCAAATCCCTCGTTTTTCTCTACGCGTCTGGCTGGG GTGTTCCTCTCGTCTGCAGTGTCCTCTATGTCATCTTAAGAGTGATATACGCCAACGACGG ttgctggGCCAAGAGTTTCGGGAACTTGGAGTGGATAATATACACACCTAATCTTTTGTGTCTCTTT GtcaatcttttcttcttatGCAATATCCTGAGAGTATTGCTGACACAGCTGCAGACACATCCAAACGAGCCCAGCAACTTCAG GCGGGCGCTCAAAGCCACCTTCGTGTTGATCCCGTTGTTCGGCGCCCAGCTGTTCGTCACGGTGTATCGACTGCCCGCCGGTCAGCCTGGAGGAGCCGAGTACGAACAGTTCACTGCCTTCGTCACCAACTCCCAG GGATTTTTCGTTGCTCtcatcttctgcttcttcaaCGGAGAG GTCATCGCGCAGATGAAACGCACGTGCGCGAGGCTGAACATATTGCGTGTGGGGACCGAGACGTCACGCGCCAACACGTACGCCACCAGCGTGCACAACCGTGACGACTCGCACGAGTCGGAGAACGGCGGCAACCACCTGGGCATGCTCCACAACCACCACGACGGCAGCGGCGGTACCAAGAGCATCAACGGCAAGCGCTACAGCGCCATGGAAACGGCGGACCGGAAACACTCTTACATCCCCATGCAGACACGCAAGGTCAAGGGCGACCACACGTCGGTGTGA
- the LOC112564545 gene encoding uncharacterized protein LOC112564545: MMWTFFSVSVMLAVSWTVSAQGLDDPCTVMPHGPEITENGGVVTVPSECLKGRVWWNYPRGTLEVQFHQPKLFTVCLEPSLGPFLSSVSQVDGNGKEISINLRPDELSCTPVPGKDVTILMKQPEYLVYMTLYNFKLLIQS, from the exons ATGATGTGGACATTCTTCTCTGTGTCTGTCATGCTTGCCGTCTCCTGGACAGTAAGTGCACAAGGATTAGACGACCCTTGCACGGTCATGCCACACGG TCCTGAGATAACCGAAAATGGAGGTGTGGTGACTGTGCCTAGTGAGTGTTTGAAGGGCAGAGTGTGGTGGAACTACCCGAGAGGTACATTAGAGGTGCAGTTCCATCAACCCAAGCTCTTCACCGTTTGCCTGGAGCCGTCGCTCGGACCTTTTCTCAGTAGTGTCAGCCAGGTCGACGGTAATGGAAAGGAAATCAGCATTAATCTAAGGCCTGATG AACTTTCTTGCACTCCAGTGCCCGGAAAGGATGTCACGATTCTGATGAAGCAGCCGGAATACTTAGTCTACATGACGCTGTACAATTTCAAACTTCTAATCCAGAGTTAG